The stretch of DNA CTGACAAACCTGCTAAACCGGGGCGCATTTGGAACAAAATTAGCCAAGAGCATCAACAAGCCATGCTTGAAATGGCTCTGAATGAGACAGAACTTTCTCCCAGAGAACTGGCTGTTAAATACACTGAAACAAAAGAGTATTATGTTTCAGAATCAAGCATGTACAGGCTTTTGAAGTCTCAGGATCTGATTACATCCCCTGCTTATATTCTTATGCAGGTCAGAGATAAATTCCAACAACCCAGCACAAGAGTTAATGAGCTTTGGCAAACAGACTTTACCTATTTTAAAATCATTGGTTGGGGTTGGTACTACCTGTCCACTGTGCTGGATGATTATTCGAGGTTCATTATATCATGGCGATTATGCACAACCATGAGTGCATCAGATGTTACAGATACACTAGATGATGCTTTGGCATTTACCGGCTTGAATCGGGCTCATGTGGATCATAAACCGAGACTGCTCAGTGATAATGGCCCATGCTACATATCCGGTCAGTTGGCTGATTATTTACAACAAGAACGAATGTCTCACACTCGTGGCCGTCCTTATCATCCTCAAACACAGGGCAAGATTGAACGGTGGCACAGGTCAATGAAGAACCAGATATTGTTGGACAATTATTACATGCCGGGTGATCTCAAAGAGCAGCTTCATCGCTTTGTCAGCTATTATAACTACCAGAGGTATCATGAGTCTCTGGACAACTTAACACCAGCTGATGTCTATTATGGCAGAGGACAGCAGATACTGAAACAGAGAAAATTAATTAAACAGAATACAATCGCCTTGAGGCGAAAATTACATTATGATAACTTAAACAAAATGAATCAAAGTGTCTCTTAATTTATGAGGGCTGTGGTCCAAAATGATTTGACGACGTACAATCCATGGCTCAAGCAATGTTCAATACACAACAGGATATCGTTATTGGTGGCTTGCCGCTGATTGGATTTTCAGTTCAGCAATATACCAATGGAAATCTTGGTGATGGAGTACTGGCAAATTATGCCGGAAGTTTTGAGAATAAATACAACAGAGAGATTACACATTTCAACAGTAATTTTGAAACGGATAATGAGGTTATGAGTCTTTCTCAGGATGGAATCGGGCAAGTGTTGATTTATCCCTATTACACGGTAAGGAACAATCTCAACACCTTGATATCGGTTGTTAATATCTCTGACAGAACCAAAGCCATCAAAGTGCGCTTTTATGAGGGTAAGAATTCGCGAAAATGCCTGGATTTTAATGTTTATCTTTCGCCTTATGATGTCTGGACCTCTGGTTTGGTACTTGCCTCTGCAACAGCTTTATATTCTCCGGGATTTGAGGGACAAGAAACTGCTAAAATAGTCACAAATGATAACTCCTGTACCGATCCTGCAATAATTAGCGAGAATGAATTCTTGCCCTGGTCTTTTAGTGGAGATAATCTGGACCCTTTAGGTGATGATTTATCCCGTTGCACCGAAGGTCATTTTGAAATTATTGAAATGGGTGTGATTGATGATCCAACAACCAAATGGGGAATCTTGCATGATAATGGCATACCTAACGATTGTGGGGTTTTGACTGACAATTGGTTTGGAGATGGCACTCTTGACTGGTCAAATGATGCAAATGATGGCTTTGGGCCTCCTACAGGCGGTCTCTATGGTTCGGCTTCACTTATTGATGTTGGATCAGGAACAGATGCCGGATATGATGCGATTGCCATCAATGGTTACAGCAACCAACCCCAGCATACAAATCCCGGAAGTTTGTTGCCGGATTTATCTACGGGGAATGTTACAAAAACTTCAATCGAAACCGATAATGGCGTGTTAAAAACAAACTGGCAAACATCGGTTGATGCAGTCTCGGCATTATTTATGAGTTCTCAAAAGCTCAATGATTTTGTTATTAGTGACAATATCGGTGCAGAAACTGAGTGGATAACTACCTTTCCAACCAAACGATTTTATGTTGATCCTAATTTTTCAGGTTCAGTATTACCGATTCCACCATTTAAAATAGGACTTTCTGAGTTTGGTTCTTGTGAAAATCATCGGTTTAAGGCTTTTGGTCGGGAACAACAGCTCGGTATGCAAATGGGATCGGTGCCTATTTTTGATCCGCCTCCACCAAATTATAATATTTTTCCTGAGTATTGCTGGTCGGTAAATGTGTCTGATGTCAATCAAGGAGATAATGAGAATTCTATTCTAGATTCACAATTGTGGTTGAATGACTGGCAGTCAGACCCTGATTATGCGTCAGTTTCAGATCTTTCTTTTGATACAGGCTGGATGCAAACTGACTATGTTGATGAGATAACCAATCCAAGTAAGTTAACGGGGACCGGTGACAATGGTGAGATTCATGAGTTTTTTGGAAAGCCTGTTGTTGGATTTAATATCCAAAAATATGTCAATGGCGCATTGGGAGATGAAAACACCTCTGTTTTGGCAAATTATGCAGTGATTAAAAGAGATAAATATAAAAGGAAGATTGTGATTACTGAATAAGTAAGCATATTGAAAAAAGCCGCCTAGAGCGGCTTTTTTGTTTATAAGTTCTGTTTGATAATATCAGCCAGACACTCTATATGTTCAGGTGTGTCGTTTAATGCAGGTATGTAACTGTATTTTTTCCCGCCGGATTCGAGGAAGTATTCCTTGTTTTCTTCTTCGATTTCCTCAAGTGTTT from Gammaproteobacteria bacterium encodes:
- a CDS encoding IS3 family transposase (programmed frameshift), with protein sequence MKKTKAEKTVRDIRRNTRRHFSAEDKIRIVIEGLRGEDTITALCRREGINANLYYRWSKDFLEAGKKRLAGDTVREASTDEVKTLRAEAQTLKEALAETILENRLPKKKHDWELWRRYMRFSASEKYELIQLVQNSDLSVRKTLDRLSINRSTFYGWLKRYETDGLAGLSDKPAKPGRIWNKISQEHQQAMLEMALNETELSPRELAVKYTETKEYYVSESSMYRLLKSQDLITSPAYILMQVRDKFQQPSTRVNELWQTDFTYFKIIGWGWYYLSTVLDDYSRFIISWRLCTTMSASDVTDTLDDALAFTGLNRAHVDHKPRLLSDNGPCYISGQLADYLQQERMSHTRGRPYHPQTQGKIERWHRSMKNQILLDNYYMPGDLKEQLHRFVSYYNYQRYHESLDNLTPADVYYGRGQQILKQRKLIKQNTIALRRKLHYDNLNKMNQSVS